A window from Vulcanimicrobium alpinum encodes these proteins:
- a CDS encoding IS256 family transposase, with the protein MAKPSIALSELVEKGGDVDFVREMLQYAGQRIMEIDVEELCGLPYGERGPGRQNARNGFRERQWETRSGTIGLRIPKLRKGSYFPAFLEPRRTAEKALTAVIQEAYIQGISTRSVDELVKAMGMTGISKSQVSRLCEEIDERVNAFLTRPIEGDWPYLWIDATYVKTRSGGRIVSVAVILAVGVNTDGTRELLGLAVGPSEAEPFWIDFLRSLSRRGLRGVKLVISDSHVGLKAAIAKVFKATWQRCRVHFMRNALAHAGKGQRQMVLALINTVFAQETAEAAHEQWRIVSEQLRQKFPKLAAMMDDAENDVLAYMDFPKAHRKQIASTNPLERVNAEIKRRTDVVGIFPNDAAIVRLVGALLLEQNDEWQLQRRYMQLEGLSAVSDNQPAKLSAVING; encoded by the coding sequence ATGGCCAAACCCAGTATCGCACTTTCCGAGCTCGTCGAAAAGGGCGGCGACGTCGACTTCGTTCGCGAGATGCTCCAGTACGCCGGGCAGCGGATCATGGAGATCGATGTTGAGGAACTCTGCGGCTTGCCCTACGGCGAGCGCGGCCCCGGCCGACAGAACGCCCGCAACGGCTTCCGCGAGCGCCAATGGGAGACGCGTTCCGGCACGATCGGACTGCGCATCCCCAAGTTGCGCAAAGGTAGCTACTTCCCCGCGTTCCTCGAGCCGCGCCGCACGGCGGAGAAGGCGCTCACCGCCGTCATCCAAGAGGCCTACATCCAGGGCATCTCCACGCGCTCGGTCGACGAGCTCGTCAAGGCGATGGGGATGACAGGCATCTCCAAGAGTCAGGTCTCACGGCTGTGCGAAGAGATCGACGAACGCGTGAACGCATTTCTTACCCGGCCGATCGAAGGCGACTGGCCCTATCTTTGGATCGACGCGACGTACGTGAAGACGCGCTCCGGCGGACGCATCGTCTCGGTCGCCGTGATACTGGCCGTCGGCGTAAACACCGATGGGACACGGGAATTGTTGGGCCTCGCGGTTGGTCCGAGCGAAGCAGAGCCGTTCTGGATCGACTTTCTTCGCAGCTTGAGCCGCCGCGGATTGCGCGGTGTCAAGCTCGTCATTTCCGACTCGCATGTCGGCCTGAAAGCGGCCATCGCGAAAGTATTCAAAGCAACGTGGCAGCGCTGCCGCGTGCATTTTATGCGAAACGCGCTCGCACATGCGGGTAAAGGGCAACGGCAGATGGTCCTCGCGTTGATCAACACGGTATTCGCGCAAGAGACAGCGGAAGCTGCGCACGAGCAATGGCGTATCGTCTCCGAGCAGCTTCGGCAGAAGTTCCCGAAGCTCGCGGCGATGATGGACGACGCCGAGAACGACGTGCTCGCGTACATGGACTTTCCCAAGGCGCACCGCAAGCAGATCGCCTCAACCAATCCGCTCGAACGGGTCAACGCGGAGATCAAGCGGCGCACCGATGTCGTCGGTATCTTCCCGAACGATGCTGCCATCGTACGCCTCGTCGGTGCGCTCCTACTGGAACAGAACGACGAATGGCAACTGCAGCGGCGCTACATGCAACTCGAAGGACTCAGTGCCGTCAGCGATAATCAGCCCGCCAAGCTCTCCGCCGTGATTAACGGCTGA
- a CDS encoding acyl-CoA carboxylase subunit beta, protein MSATESPHEHAYGRLERMRDASLAPAGEDANERQRARGKRTARERVDALVDPGSFVELDRFAVHRTTAFGLGEREFLGDGVVTGHATIDGRRVFLFSQDFTVLGGSLGEVMAEKICKTMDLAVRTGSPMIGINDSGGARIQEGVVSLGGYAEIFWRNVQASGVIPQISLIAGPCAGGAVYSPAITDFTVMVEGISQMFITGPDVTKAVTGEDVSFDELGGALTHATKSGVAHLTATDEDEMNEHCRRLLSFIPSNNLDDPPLVATADDPLRVAEELNELIPDAPNKPYDILDAIVPTLDDADFFEILPLWAQNVVTGFGRIGGRSVGIVANQPKVLAGVLDINASIKAARFVRFCDAFNVPLLTFVDVPGFLPGTSQEWGGIIKHGAKLLYAFAEATVPKITVITRKAYGGAYDVMSSKHIRADFNFAWPTAEIAVMGSAGAVKILNRREIAEAPDPEARAAELAAEYTDHFANPFIAAQRGYVDDVINANETRRAVSRALDALADKRVERPKRKHGNIPL, encoded by the coding sequence ATGTCCGCCACCGAGTCGCCCCACGAGCACGCCTACGGCCGCCTCGAGCGCATGCGCGACGCGTCGCTCGCACCCGCCGGCGAGGACGCGAACGAACGCCAGCGCGCGCGCGGCAAGCGCACGGCGCGAGAGCGGGTCGACGCGCTCGTCGATCCCGGATCGTTCGTCGAACTCGATCGCTTCGCGGTCCATCGGACGACGGCGTTCGGCTTGGGCGAACGCGAGTTTCTCGGCGACGGCGTCGTCACGGGGCACGCGACGATCGACGGGCGGCGGGTCTTCCTCTTCTCGCAAGACTTCACGGTGCTGGGCGGCTCGCTCGGCGAAGTGATGGCCGAGAAGATCTGCAAGACGATGGACCTGGCCGTGCGCACCGGTTCGCCGATGATCGGGATCAACGACTCCGGCGGCGCGCGCATCCAGGAAGGCGTCGTGAGCCTGGGCGGCTATGCCGAGATCTTCTGGCGCAACGTGCAGGCGTCGGGCGTCATCCCGCAGATCAGCCTGATCGCGGGACCGTGCGCCGGCGGCGCGGTGTACTCGCCGGCGATCACCGACTTCACCGTCATGGTGGAGGGGATCTCGCAGATGTTCATCACCGGCCCCGACGTCACCAAGGCCGTCACCGGTGAAGACGTCTCGTTCGACGAGCTCGGCGGCGCGCTCACGCACGCGACGAAGAGCGGGGTCGCGCACCTCACCGCCACCGACGAGGACGAGATGAACGAGCACTGCCGGCGGCTGCTCTCGTTCATCCCGTCGAACAACCTCGACGATCCCCCGCTCGTCGCGACCGCCGACGATCCGCTGCGCGTCGCCGAAGAACTCAACGAGCTGATCCCGGACGCGCCGAACAAGCCCTACGACATCCTCGACGCGATCGTCCCGACGCTCGACGACGCCGACTTCTTCGAGATCCTTCCGCTGTGGGCGCAGAACGTCGTGACCGGCTTCGGACGCATCGGCGGACGCAGCGTCGGGATCGTCGCCAACCAGCCGAAAGTGCTCGCCGGCGTCCTCGACATCAACGCTTCGATCAAGGCCGCGCGCTTCGTGCGCTTCTGCGATGCGTTCAACGTCCCGCTGCTGACCTTCGTCGACGTTCCGGGATTCTTACCGGGGACGAGCCAGGAGTGGGGCGGGATCATCAAGCACGGCGCCAAGCTGCTCTACGCCTTCGCCGAGGCGACGGTCCCGAAGATCACCGTCATCACCCGCAAAGCCTACGGCGGCGCGTACGACGTCATGTCGTCCAAGCACATCCGCGCCGATTTCAACTTCGCGTGGCCGACCGCGGAGATCGCGGTGATGGGTTCAGCCGGCGCCGTGAAGATCCTCAACCGGCGCGAGATCGCCGAGGCACCCGATCCCGAGGCGCGCGCAGCGGAACTCGCGGCCGAGTACACCGACCATTTCGCCAACCCGTTCATCGCGGCACAGCGCGGCTACGTCGACGACGTGATCAACGCGAACGAGACGCGCCGCGCCGTCTCCCGTGCGCTCGACGCGCTCGCCGACAAACGCGTCGAGCGCCCGAAGCGCAAGCACGGCAACATCCCGCTCTAA
- a CDS encoding metal-sulfur cluster assembly factor, which translates to MITAERVREALKEVEDPELNMGILDLGLVYDVACEGPHGQEVTVTMTLTSPMCPVGPMFKQAVQSKVESIDGVKSANVEITFNPPWDPKTMASDDVKLALGIW; encoded by the coding sequence ATGATTACCGCAGAGCGCGTTCGCGAAGCCCTCAAAGAGGTCGAAGACCCCGAACTCAACATGGGCATCCTCGACCTAGGGCTCGTCTACGACGTCGCCTGCGAGGGACCGCACGGACAAGAGGTCACCGTGACGATGACGCTGACGTCGCCGATGTGTCCCGTCGGCCCCATGTTCAAGCAGGCCGTGCAGAGCAAAGTCGAGTCGATCGACGGCGTGAAGTCGGCGAACGTCGAGATCACGTTCAACCCGCCGTGGGATCCGAAGACGATGGCGAGCGACGACGTCAAGCTGGCGCTGGGAATCTGGTAG
- a CDS encoding TMEM175 family protein: MSYRANLPDGERHLVGWLESFGDIVIGFSMSQLALQLTLPNTPADLTHPVRYVIYFGTFAALAALWFNYHRMMSGAFKPTRPDVVLAFLYLACTTVVPLALYANVHFASSNHPEWARTGIGVYVACFTGTSVPATIVAWRNFMRGYEHTGNAERRMLWRRLVTITTVSALLVIALAVVILVPVNLLWGTIPPSAIVLVLMAPAIRLSLLAFGRRVPDLRRIPPGVPASHGRTEVPL, encoded by the coding sequence ATGAGCTACCGCGCGAACCTGCCGGACGGCGAACGTCATCTCGTCGGCTGGCTCGAATCGTTCGGCGATATCGTGATCGGCTTCTCGATGTCTCAGCTTGCGCTGCAGCTCACCCTCCCCAACACTCCGGCGGATCTGACGCACCCGGTGCGCTACGTCATCTACTTCGGGACGTTCGCCGCGCTGGCCGCGCTCTGGTTCAACTACCATCGCATGATGAGCGGGGCGTTCAAGCCGACCCGGCCCGACGTCGTCCTGGCGTTTCTCTATCTCGCCTGCACGACCGTCGTCCCGCTCGCGCTCTATGCGAACGTCCACTTCGCCTCGTCGAACCATCCGGAGTGGGCGCGCACGGGAATCGGCGTATACGTCGCCTGCTTCACGGGGACGTCGGTTCCGGCCACGATCGTCGCGTGGCGCAATTTCATGCGCGGCTACGAGCACACCGGTAACGCCGAACGGAGGATGCTCTGGAGACGTCTCGTCACCATTACCACCGTGTCGGCTCTGCTCGTCATCGCTCTGGCAGTGGTCATCCTCGTCCCCGTCAATCTTCTGTGGGGGACGATTCCGCCGAGCGCGATCGTGCTCGTTCTGATGGCACCGGCGATCAGGCTCTCCCTGCTCGCCTTCGGCCGTCGCGTCCCCGACCTGCGCCGCATCCCGCCCGGGGTGCCGGCGAGTCATGGGCGAACGGAGGTTCCGTTATGA
- a CDS encoding ABC transporter ATP-binding protein, which produces MLLELRNVNAYYDKSHVLQNVSLQVDAGEVVALLGRNGSGRSTTCKTIMGLVNAKTGQVLFKGKEITNKTPFALAQLGIAFVPEDRRIFPNLTVGENLRLAALAGRKGAWTEKRIYEYFAVLGERKDKPAKLSGGEQQMLAIARALVANPDIILLDEPMEGLAPLIARNVEEVVRAIRSEGNTILLVEQNAHVAMSLSDRGYVLSNGRVVGQGSIAELKADEAMMHRYLAV; this is translated from the coding sequence ATGCTGCTCGAACTTCGCAACGTCAACGCGTACTACGACAAGAGCCACGTTCTGCAGAACGTCTCGCTACAGGTCGATGCGGGCGAAGTCGTCGCGCTGCTCGGGCGCAACGGCTCGGGGCGTTCGACGACGTGCAAGACGATCATGGGTTTGGTCAACGCGAAGACCGGCCAGGTGCTCTTCAAAGGCAAGGAGATCACCAACAAAACGCCGTTCGCGCTGGCCCAGCTAGGGATCGCGTTCGTCCCCGAAGACCGGCGCATCTTTCCGAACCTGACGGTCGGCGAGAATCTACGCCTCGCGGCACTCGCGGGGCGCAAAGGCGCGTGGACGGAGAAGCGGATTTACGAGTACTTCGCGGTGCTCGGCGAGCGCAAGGACAAGCCGGCGAAACTCTCCGGAGGCGAACAGCAGATGCTGGCGATCGCCCGCGCGCTCGTCGCCAACCCCGACATCATCCTGCTCGACGAGCCGATGGAAGGGCTCGCACCGCTGATCGCGCGCAACGTCGAAGAGGTGGTGCGCGCAATCCGCAGCGAGGGCAACACAATTCTGCTCGTCGAGCAGAACGCGCACGTCGCGATGAGCCTCTCCGACCGCGGCTACGTCCTCTCCAACGGCCGCGTCGTCGGCCAGGGCTCGATCGCCGAACTCAAGGCCGACGAGGCGATGATGCACCGCTACCTCGCGGTGTAA
- a CDS encoding ABC transporter ATP-binding protein, which produces MMSYVFKTDGLTRRFSGFTAVNNVSIEIPEGGVRTIIGPNGAGKTTFFNLLSGLLPPSEGRIFFRDRDITALHAYQRARLGIARSFQITNIFGHLTVGENVRLAAQAVHDGKANFFFPGSRMDQVNETTERVLHDVGLWDARDARAENLSHGDQRRLEIGLVIASDPPMLLLDEPLAGMSPTETHETVDLIQRISPGRTILLVEHDIDVVMSISTTITVLQTGQILATGTPAEIRGNEAVQRAYLGELV; this is translated from the coding sequence CTGATGTCGTACGTCTTCAAGACCGACGGCCTCACCCGGCGATTCTCCGGCTTCACCGCCGTCAACAACGTCTCGATCGAGATCCCCGAGGGCGGGGTGCGCACGATCATCGGCCCCAACGGCGCCGGCAAGACGACGTTCTTCAACCTCTTGAGCGGACTGCTGCCGCCGAGCGAGGGACGGATCTTTTTCCGCGACCGCGACATCACCGCGCTGCACGCGTATCAGCGCGCGCGGCTGGGGATCGCGCGCTCGTTTCAGATCACGAACATCTTCGGGCATCTGACGGTCGGCGAGAACGTCCGGCTCGCCGCCCAAGCGGTCCACGACGGCAAAGCGAACTTCTTCTTCCCCGGCTCGCGGATGGACCAGGTCAACGAGACGACGGAGCGTGTGCTGCACGACGTCGGCTTGTGGGACGCGCGCGACGCGCGCGCCGAGAACCTCTCGCACGGCGACCAGCGCCGGCTCGAGATCGGTCTCGTGATCGCAAGCGATCCGCCGATGCTGCTGCTCGACGAGCCGCTCGCCGGGATGTCGCCGACCGAGACGCACGAGACGGTCGATCTGATCCAGCGCATCTCGCCCGGCCGCACGATCCTGCTCGTCGAGCACGACATCGATGTCGTCATGTCGATCTCGACGACGATCACCGTTCTGCAGACGGGCCAGATTCTCGCGACCGGAACGCCGGCGGAGATTCGCGGCAACGAAGCGGTGCAGCGCGCCTACCTCGGAGAACTTGTGTAA
- a CDS encoding branched-chain amino acid ABC transporter permease — MSGQHDSGALRQAQRDVKPALGARPANGAAALLTHPLLWTAILFVALPFVAGANPFKGNWSGFVGIATTMVIFALFASGFNLLFGHVGELSFGHAMFFTLGAYTTALYTAGFNVTVFGTAVSHGKGDNLFVALVLSLAVALLWAWVLARVVVPRSSGIYFSMITLAFAQVIYFVTFHWSELTGGEDGLQNITRPSVFGNAWLSSSDHFYWFCAICAFLALCLLHFILRSPFGSVLHAIRENKQRARFLGYDVDKYRVNAFVLSALFPAVAGWLWTYFQQAINPDAGSVEYSGNVVMMSMLGGVQTFLGPILGASIYYEIQNNVSQLTKYWEAWIGIVFVIVVLVGPRGIMGFLDDIRHYGAGTTFRRYFSRQARVELEMQEELPALDEPAATETAAP, encoded by the coding sequence ATGAGCGGACAGCACGATTCGGGCGCCCTTCGACAGGCTCAGCGTGACGTAAAGCCGGCGCTGGGCGCCCGTCCTGCGAACGGTGCGGCGGCGCTGCTGACGCATCCGCTGCTGTGGACCGCGATCCTGTTCGTCGCGCTGCCGTTCGTCGCCGGAGCGAACCCGTTCAAAGGCAACTGGTCCGGATTCGTCGGGATCGCGACGACGATGGTGATCTTCGCGCTGTTCGCCAGCGGTTTCAACCTGCTGTTCGGGCACGTCGGCGAGCTCTCGTTCGGGCACGCGATGTTCTTCACGCTGGGTGCCTACACGACGGCGCTCTACACCGCCGGCTTCAACGTCACGGTGTTCGGCACAGCGGTCTCGCACGGCAAGGGCGACAACCTGTTCGTCGCGCTCGTGCTTTCGCTCGCCGTCGCGTTGCTGTGGGCGTGGGTCCTGGCACGGGTCGTGGTGCCGCGGTCGAGCGGCATCTACTTCTCGATGATCACGCTGGCGTTCGCGCAGGTGATCTACTTCGTCACCTTCCATTGGAGCGAGCTCACCGGCGGCGAGGACGGCCTGCAGAACATCACGCGCCCCTCGGTGTTCGGCAACGCCTGGCTTTCGAGCTCCGATCATTTCTATTGGTTCTGCGCGATCTGCGCGTTCCTCGCGCTCTGCCTCCTGCACTTCATCCTGCGCTCGCCGTTCGGAAGCGTGCTCCACGCGATCCGCGAGAACAAGCAGCGCGCGCGCTTCCTCGGTTACGACGTCGACAAGTACCGGGTCAACGCGTTCGTGCTCTCGGCGCTCTTCCCGGCCGTCGCCGGCTGGCTGTGGACGTACTTTCAGCAGGCGATCAACCCCGATGCCGGCTCGGTCGAGTACTCGGGCAACGTCGTGATGATGTCGATGCTCGGCGGCGTGCAGACGTTCCTCGGGCCGATCCTCGGCGCCTCGATCTATTACGAGATTCAGAACAACGTCTCGCAGCTCACCAAGTATTGGGAAGCCTGGATCGGGATCGTGTTCGTGATCGTGGTGCTGGTCGGCCCCCGCGGGATCATGGGCTTCCTCGACGACATCCGGCACTACGGCGCGGGGACGACGTTCCGCCGCTACTTCTCGCGTCAGGCGCGCGTCGAGCTCGAGATGCAGGAAGAACTACCCGCGCTCGACGAGCCGGCCGCGACCGAGACGGCGGCGCCCTGA
- a CDS encoding branched-chain amino acid ABC transporter permease, which translates to MRASAIHIPGLAELTDQLVNGITLGMLYILVALGLNIILGLMGVINFSHGAFFMLGAYLMYQFNGTIGFWPAILASAVIVGVLGMAFESTLIRPLYKRIPEYTLLLTFGTALIFAQVVRKVWGDDAVRVDTPSYIPQSIDLGGLQFPFYKDVFLVLLTVVILAGVWLLLNKTNIGIIIRAGTRDAEMVKILGINMPLMFTLVFGMGSLLAGLAGALAAPIYSIQPNLASQWIVLTFVIVIVGGIGSFWGAIVGGLLIGILTSLMALIWPPAVEMTGYIIMGIILLVRPRGIFGVEGLFE; encoded by the coding sequence TTGAGGGCGTCTGCAATCCATATTCCCGGACTCGCCGAACTGACCGATCAGCTGGTCAACGGCATCACCTTGGGGATGCTCTACATCCTCGTGGCCTTGGGGCTGAACATCATCCTCGGGCTGATGGGCGTGATCAACTTCTCCCACGGCGCGTTCTTCATGCTCGGCGCCTACCTGATGTACCAGTTCAACGGTACGATCGGGTTCTGGCCCGCGATCCTCGCCTCGGCGGTGATCGTCGGCGTCCTGGGGATGGCGTTCGAATCGACCCTCATCCGGCCGCTGTACAAGCGGATACCGGAATATACGCTGCTGCTGACGTTCGGAACGGCGCTGATCTTCGCGCAGGTCGTTCGCAAGGTGTGGGGCGACGACGCGGTGCGCGTCGACACGCCGTCGTACATCCCGCAGTCGATCGACCTCGGCGGCCTGCAGTTCCCGTTCTACAAAGACGTCTTCCTGGTGCTGCTGACGGTCGTGATCCTGGCCGGAGTGTGGCTGCTGCTCAACAAGACCAACATCGGGATCATCATCCGCGCCGGGACGCGTGACGCCGAGATGGTGAAGATCCTGGGCATCAACATGCCGCTGATGTTCACGCTCGTCTTCGGGATGGGCTCGCTGCTCGCCGGCCTGGCCGGCGCGCTCGCGGCGCCGATCTACTCGATCCAGCCGAATCTCGCCTCGCAGTGGATCGTGCTCACCTTCGTGATCGTCATCGTCGGAGGGATCGGCTCCTTCTGGGGCGCGATCGTCGGCGGCTTGCTGATCGGCATCCTCACCAGCTTGATGGCGCTGATCTGGCCGCCGGCGGTCGAGATGACCGGCTACATCATCATGGGGATCATTCTGCTGGTGCGGCCGCGCGGGATCTTCGGCGTCGAGGGTCTCTTCGAATGA
- a CDS encoding ATP-dependent Clp protease ATP-binding subunit yields the protein MSMWEPFTERARRSIVLAQEEAQRLGNNYIGTEHILLGIISEGESLAAKVLETLGVNLAKVRQEVEAIVGRGGQTVQQEMVFTPRAKRVIELAFEEARQLNHNYIGTEHLLLGLIREGEGVAARVLTNLGVDPAKVRVQTTSLLGAEGQPPAPKGKSKTPTLDAYGRDLTQLARENKLDPVIGRANEIERVIQILSRRTKNNPALIGEPGVGKTAIAEGLAQRVIKTEVPEPLRDKRVITLDLAGLVAGTKYRGEFEERMKRVMDEIRGASGEIILFIDELHTLVGAGAAEGAIDASNIIKPALARGELQCIGATTLNEFRKHIEKDSALERRFQPVMVGEPSVDETVEILKGLRDRYEAHHKVTITDEALVAAAKLGDRYISDRFLPDKAVDLIDEAASRVRLQATLPPPAIREVENEIRKVKQEKESVVKSQEFEKAAAIRDREEKLRLEKQRLENEWAEARAKQDKTIKVTEEDVAHIVSSWTKIPVSKLAQAETAKLLGMEEQLHKRVIGQNQAVSTVTRAIRRSRAGLKNPKRPIGSFIFLGPTGVGKTEVARSLAEFMFDDSESMIRIDMSEYMEKYAVSRLVGAPPGYVGYEEGGQLTEAVRRRPYSVVLLDEIEKAHPDVFNLLLQVLEDGRLTDSQGRVVDFKNTVIIMTSNVGATGMTTSSEIGFRPTRGSESNEDQAYERMKNKVLDEVKHAFRPEFLNRVDEIVVFHSLNREQIAEIVGLELEKVIREVKAQDMHLEVTDDAKQLLAKKGWDPQFGARPLRRAIQREVEDELAEEMLKGNFSTGDRILAEVSQDNPEKLRFSKIPRIEPPAPSTPEVQPV from the coding sequence ATGTCAATGTGGGAACCGTTCACCGAACGCGCGCGGCGCAGCATCGTGCTGGCTCAAGAAGAAGCGCAGCGTCTCGGGAACAACTACATCGGGACCGAGCACATCCTGCTCGGGATCATCTCCGAGGGTGAGAGCCTCGCGGCCAAAGTGCTCGAGACGCTCGGCGTCAACTTGGCGAAGGTGCGCCAGGAAGTTGAGGCGATCGTCGGCCGCGGCGGTCAGACGGTGCAGCAGGAGATGGTCTTCACCCCGCGCGCCAAGCGCGTGATCGAGCTCGCGTTCGAAGAAGCGCGTCAGCTCAACCACAACTACATCGGGACGGAACACCTGCTGCTCGGTCTGATCCGCGAGGGTGAGGGCGTCGCGGCGCGCGTGCTGACCAACCTGGGCGTCGATCCGGCGAAGGTTCGCGTGCAGACCACCTCCCTGCTCGGCGCCGAAGGCCAGCCGCCCGCGCCAAAGGGCAAGTCGAAGACGCCGACGCTCGACGCGTACGGCCGCGACCTCACCCAGCTCGCGCGCGAGAACAAGCTCGACCCGGTGATTGGCCGCGCGAACGAGATCGAACGCGTCATCCAGATTCTCAGCCGGCGCACGAAGAACAACCCCGCGCTCATCGGCGAACCCGGCGTCGGCAAGACCGCGATCGCCGAGGGCCTCGCGCAGCGCGTCATCAAGACGGAAGTCCCCGAGCCGCTGCGCGACAAGCGCGTGATCACGCTCGACCTGGCCGGGCTGGTCGCCGGGACGAAGTACCGCGGCGAGTTCGAAGAGCGGATGAAGCGCGTGATGGACGAGATCCGCGGCGCCTCCGGCGAGATCATCCTCTTCATCGACGAGCTGCACACGCTCGTCGGGGCGGGCGCCGCCGAAGGCGCGATCGACGCCTCGAACATCATCAAGCCCGCGCTCGCGCGCGGCGAGCTGCAGTGCATCGGCGCGACGACGCTCAACGAGTTCCGCAAGCACATCGAGAAGGACTCGGCGCTCGAGCGCCGCTTCCAGCCGGTGATGGTCGGCGAGCCGTCGGTCGACGAGACCGTCGAGATCCTCAAAGGCCTGCGGGACCGCTACGAAGCGCATCACAAGGTGACGATCACCGACGAGGCGCTGGTCGCCGCCGCGAAGCTTGGCGACCGCTACATCTCCGACCGCTTCCTCCCCGACAAAGCCGTCGACCTCATCGACGAAGCCGCATCGCGCGTCCGCTTGCAGGCGACGCTGCCGCCGCCGGCGATCCGCGAGGTCGAGAACGAGATCCGCAAGGTCAAGCAGGAGAAAGAGTCGGTCGTCAAGTCGCAGGAGTTCGAAAAAGCCGCTGCGATCCGCGACCGTGAGGAGAAGCTGCGCCTGGAGAAGCAGCGGCTCGAGAACGAGTGGGCCGAGGCGCGCGCAAAACAAGACAAGACGATCAAAGTGACGGAAGAAGACGTCGCGCACATCGTCTCGTCGTGGACGAAGATCCCGGTGTCGAAGCTCGCGCAGGCCGAGACGGCCAAGCTGCTCGGCATGGAAGAGCAGCTCCACAAGCGCGTGATCGGACAGAACCAGGCGGTCTCGACGGTGACGCGCGCCATCCGGCGCTCGCGCGCGGGGCTTAAGAACCCGAAGCGCCCGATCGGTTCGTTCATCTTCCTCGGCCCGACGGGCGTCGGGAAGACCGAAGTCGCGCGCTCGCTCGCGGAGTTCATGTTCGACGACTCGGAGTCGATGATCCGCATCGACATGTCGGAGTACATGGAGAAGTACGCGGTCTCGCGGCTCGTCGGTGCACCTCCCGGCTACGTCGGCTACGAAGAGGGCGGCCAGCTCACCGAAGCGGTGCGGCGCCGTCCCTACTCGGTCGTCCTCCTCGACGAGATCGAGAAGGCGCATCCGGACGTCTTCAACCTGCTGCTGCAAGTTCTCGAAGACGGACGGCTGACCGATTCTCAGGGCCGCGTCGTCGACTTCAAGAACACCGTCATCATCATGACTTCGAACGTCGGCGCGACCGGGATGACGACGTCCAGCGAGATCGGCTTCCGTCCGACGCGCGGCAGCGAGTCGAACGAAGACCAAGCCTACGAGCGCATGAAGAACAAAGTGCTCGATGAAGTGAAGCACGCGTTCCGTCCCGAGTTCCTCAACCGCGTCGACGAGATCGTGGTGTTCCACTCGCTCAACCGCGAGCAGATCGCCGAGATCGTCGGACTCGAACTCGAGAAAGTCATCCGCGAGGTCAAGGCGCAGGACATGCACCTCGAAGTCACCGACGACGCGAAGCAGCTGCTCGCGAAGAAGGGCTGGGATCCGCAGTTCGGGGCGCGTCCGCTGCGCCGCGCGATCCAGCGCGAAGTCGAGGACGAACTCGCCGAAGAGATGCTCAAGGGCAACTTCTCGACGGGCGACCGCATCCTCGCCGAAGTCAGTCAGGACAATCCCGAGAAGCTGCGCTTCTCCAAAATCCCGAGGATCGAACCGCCCGCGCCGAGCACGCCCGAAGTTCAGCCCGTCTAG